In Spodoptera frugiperda isolate SF20-4 chromosome 3, AGI-APGP_CSIRO_Sfru_2.0, whole genome shotgun sequence, the genomic window cactgtaaattgtacacccacttttcactatttgtgttataagtcccatataatagagggtgagacttgatcgaaaaaccgaaaaaaaccagtaatactttgcccgactcgggaatcgaacccgagacccttgtccggcagtcgcacttgcgaccactcgaccaacaatgCAGTCAATATTCTAACTCTTGCCATGTAAAGCACTTATTTTCTGTCCTCCCCTCTCCCAACCAGCATTATTATCTTAAAACAAAAGCCTGAAGTTGAAATAATGACTTTCATATTCAAAGCCTTCAGAATATTCTTTATGAACAAGATGAACCTCACTTTTCCGCCATCATTATTGTCAATTAAATGGTCGTTATAGCTGCTTTGAAAGCCGAAGACAGCCGAATGGACCCGAATGGACCCGACGAGGGCCGAAGAGGTTCCCTCAATTATTGTGAAGGAAAGTAACTTGATTTTCTACTAACTCCCGTCTTAAAACAAGTCTTGTAGACTTAAGTCTTCAAGTAAGAAAGATTTTTATCGTTAAAGTCTAGTATCTTTTTAGAAACGgtttctagatatttttttcttagaattCTGTCTTTTCAGAAAtacttttacgtttaaaaaagacTTTAAAAAGATAGAATTTATCAAATATCGGTATAATAGTATGTGTTGTGATAAAACCTTATAATATCTAGtgctgactgcacggttggcgcggtggctgtaCATGAGTGTACAATTgactgccgtacaacgtgtagtgggttcgattcccgtatgaagcaactctttgtgtgacccaaAAAATGTGCTTCTGAGTATGGGtcaatgtgcatgtgaaattgtatgtttgtacccacgacacaggataaatcGTACAGTGAGGCAACGTtttctaaaaatctaaatacaaaCCCATTGAATATTGACTCTACACAAGAATCAAACCGAATCAGcacttaacaataaaataacccAAACACTGCATCAaccctccaaaaaaaaaaagaaaccttaAATATAAAACCTTAGAATTCTTTTCGCATTATCTTCGATGAAACTATTCTGTCTCCTTCCCGTCTGAACAAAAAACTTTGCTCAATTAATCCAAGTAAATTGCATTCTTAGAAAAATGTCGAGTTAGTAAGCAAAAGACTTCCAAGTACTTTGTTAAGTCTCTGTTgggaattaaaaagaaaaaactgtAGTCTGAGAATGTTCGTAGAAGTAATTTGCACCTATTAGTAAGTTTCATTGTAGTATCGGAATGGATTAGCGATATAAACTATCGAAGTTTCATTGTATAGTTATATCGATTTTTTAAGAATGCGTTTTGCCAATTACTACGTATACTTACGAATACGGTTTAAAAacataatcacactaatattataaatgttaaagttaaaaaaggaaaagaaaaatttgtttgtttgttgctttgtccgttaatcacgctgaaactattgaacggattttgataaattaaaaaaattaaaagaaacgtTGGTTTGGATGGTTATCCGTCAATcatgttgaaactactgaacggattttgataaaatttgggtgattttgacttgggtgataggatactttttatcccacgagaacgcgggtgaagccactggcagaggTTAGTTATTCGCTAAGACTTAACAGGTTTTCTGAGACCAGAGATCTTTTTCAGCAAAAGATTATCCAGTTTTTTGTTCAAAAAGTTAAAGATAAGCGAAAATccctaacaaattaaaattttctgcTAGTATGGGTATACTCAGACTATTAACAAAACTTTAGTCTTTAAACATTAGATAATCGAGCTAAGTTATATTGGCTAACTTAAAGAAGGAAATTTAACTTATATACATTCTGCTTTCCACTTATATGCTACATTAAAAATGGCGCCCTAACTTAGAATAAGACATTAActtatgaaactattttaactttaaGTTACTTCGAAGATTCTTTGAGAAGCGTTGTACTACGCTTTACATGACTTTATCCATATAAAGTAAGTAATACAATGTTCttacgaaattaaaaattacttgtATGATTGCGCTATTTTCcataactattattttctaagttctactagtttcgagtcacagagcgactcttcattatgagcagcgtgcacagaggCGGCGACATCACACAGCGTACtcattttttagttaattttgtatgtctcacgatagttactgttacaaaatttttgttcaattgtaattttttgttaaGCAAAATGAAGCAGTGAGCACCTCCATTCACCCCTAGGTATAACACTACACAATAAAACCGAATCCACAACAGTACATACGACGTACCTCTACATACACCACAAAGTGCATACAACAGCACATCACCATACCCAATCCACCAAACATCttcaatcaattttcaactttacaccGCACTAACAAAgttcaaaacaatttaatcagTAAAGGGGTAGCTTCACACGCTGTTGTCTATACAATTTCATTAGTTGGAACACAATTATCCTGTGTGGATGCTTTCCTAGTCTTTACAGGGCTTTCCTGAAACGAAATGGGATAAGAACGTGGTCTGGTTCACTGGAATATGAGACCTTTTTGTGTTCCATTAGGAAAAAAGGATTAACAGCACCATGTAGATATGTTTGGCTGTAAGGCAGGTGTGGGAGTTAATATTTTGCGTATTTGGTTTTGCTGTAGTTTTATCTTCGTCATACAtattataaggtgttctaaaattatctgccactgCCACTAtactttaatgggaggtagtgttctgtttgaagataacaatgcagggcaaggggtctcgggttcgattcccaggttgAGTAACAAACTGCTAggcgtttttcggttttcgaaaatttctcgagtctggaattgtgtccggaatatggcaataggctgaccctttattacatgggacttttaaagcaaatggtgaaaagcctacctcttcggagataaaagggcgtgacgatacaatacGAATGATTTtgaaacacaacaataataatattttcaaagccATTATCTACACAttcttatacataaataaaatacaaataaatactaaagTAGGATCACAATCACCTTTCCTACCAACAATACACTTGATCCTATCCGTTCGTATTGTCCAGGGTTGCCACAAATAGCCCCAAGCTAAGCGGTCGAGGGTTGCCACAAACTTGCCTTTATTGAAGCTCTATAGACTATTGTACTTTGAATTGGCTACTGGTTCCACActttatacatagatatttgTGAAAAGTGTAAAAGGAGAtcagctttttttattttacaaaccaTTAAAAGTTTTATCTATTTAAGCAGATCTAAAGTTTGCTATtatctagagctgcggactacctagcgggtttaccagggctccggttcaaaaagcaggagtaggaacaaggtggtttttagtcagtaagggtctgacactccctcccgcctcgcttaaggcgggagaagtcaatggatgatgttgcaaccaaataaaaaagtatacataTACAAGGATCAAGGTTTCAAGCATTATTGATGAAAGTCTTAAACGGCAAcaactaataattattaagacaGGACTGTAGTAAAATTAGTGCAATATAATATCAACCCTATGTCCtccatagaaaataaaaatggtgtCAAAtagtttacttacttacttgaaAGTTACTCATACAATGTCAAACACCATAGAATGCACTATCAGAGATATCTCTCTTTTTCCAAATCCCCATAAGTAATACGAGCCAAGACACCAACCACtgcctatatattattatttttatcaacataCAAGTATCTGTACTTGACTCCATTTCCCTATAcaacgaaaatatatttatttgtctccCCTTGTACAACTCgagctatacataaccaatttatcatggtctcgctttgtatgaactTTCCGCACATAcaacggtcagcttatattggttttgtgtagcttgatgtgtttTCGTGTGTACCATGGAATAATGGGAACACAACACCGTATACCAAACAAGTGACGTCACTATACACTAAATAGTTTATGAGATTTTGTCGTATAAATAGTATCGTGACTGTCTTTTGGCGAAGAGGTAagctggtgtccatgggcggcgctgattacttaccatcaggtgacccgtctgctcgtttgccacctattccataaaaaatgggGTTCATTATTCGCTTGTCATTAGATCAAtaaagtcaaagccaaagcgtttatttcaattaatctttaattagccaattttgaaacgtcaaattgaattgtttgtcagtctgtctgtaaaTTAAACTAGGtactcattccaaagtgtagcttcgaatggataagaatgagcaagaaactccaatgGTTTTTTACATTCTcactgatacattattttatcCTTTACCTATTGTACATTAGGAGAATACCATTACTTGTTATAATACTTACACAACACAATTAAACACTaacggccttacttataaaaatccactaatcaacagctaagcaactaattaactaataactcattaactccttaattatcaattaactatttcttacttataaacactgtttacacgtcacttaactaagcaatggttaaataacgtttttattttatacgctgCCAATACCAAACTTAAAGCTACATTGTGATGGTAAAATTCCTGTTATCcaaagagaaattaaaaaatcataacgtcaaaattctaaattgtgtcaaatattgtcaaaagagtggtaatttcaaattttttggtgttgtataaatatacagcGGTGTGGTGTTTTTGTTGTGTTACTGATAGGTATAATGGAATTGAAATCCGCTAAGAAAAGGGCCCGATCTTCAAACTGGGATGAAGAAGAAAAGGTTATtgtcatattaaatttattgttacttGTACTGTATTTATCTTGTTGCACCAAAATACCTGTCCAAATTGTACTAACTCTgaactttgttattttcttgCAGAGAATCTTAAGACAACTTATAATGgagaaaattgatattatagaaaaaaaagacactactacaaataccaaTGCAAAGAAAAAAGCTGCTTGGCAAGAAATATTGTCTAGgtagcattgttttattttaattctttcatTTCTTTCGTTATCTCTACTACCAAAGTGGAAAGCACtcatgtttataaatgttaacctttttcagttttaatagCCTTAATAAAAAGCCCAGGGATATGACACAAATTGTCACCCAGTGGCGTAACACAAAAGGCCTAGTTAAAACTAGAGAGTCGGAGTATCGGCGGGCCAGGCAGATGACTGGTGGAGGACCTCCACCACCAAGTCCGCCACAAGAAGATCTCGAACTAATTCAGTCATTGCCTAATGAGTTTGTGATTGACAGTAATGTTTTTGATAGTGATAGCATatttaaagaaacaataaaacaggTATGCATGTATAGTTTGATTTCATATTGTCGCAtagtatgatttatttatttatacattataataattgtctatTGCAGTCACAGTCAACAGCAACTGAAAAGATGATGTCAGAATCTGGGTTAGCCACCACAGAAATAGCAATTACTGTAGATTCTGAGAAATCAACACAGGTACTGTAATCCAACTATCAACTGAatgaaatcattataataaaatattcattaatatgCTCTCCTTTTTCAGTTATCTAATACTCCTGATGTGGAAGAAAATCCAATTATATCAACACCACTAGCAGCAACAAAAGTAGagaaacacacaataaaaaggAAATTATATAAGCCTAAACACAaacctaaacaaaataacaaggtAACATCTTAATCACAGTACTTATGGATATGCCTGATGGTTGCatgatttttttcataaatgacaaaactgactgtactgaataaattatgtatggcgctagtagtggcaaatttcaccaatgttgccgcatttaataaggattataaaatggtataacactttgcacattatttcttaaattcgacacaaaaaaagatttttcaatgaaactccgttttcgatgaatttatttgaacttactaaaaattcttctagtgtactcaaatcatacgttataacctcgtatgcactagacagcactttgcacgctatttgttatcatcatgttgaaaatcagcgaggatctcttatcaaacaacattgtctgtttacccgtgatttcactaccgcgtcgatatgctgtgtacataaatgtgccgcgtccgttccttttgattttaggtactacacatttgataatgtgtttgatgcactatgaacatcatattgcaatcattcaatattatttagtgaaacatgatacacaacatcagtccctttg contains:
- the LOC118265650 gene encoding uncharacterized protein LOC118265650, which codes for MEKIDIIEKKDTTTNTNAKKKAAWQEILSSFNSLNKKPRDMTQIVTQWRNTKGLVKTRESEYRRARQMTGGGPPPPSPPQEDLELIQSLPNEFVIDSNVFDSDSIFKETIKQSQSTATEKMMSESGLATTEIAITVDSEKSTQLSNTPDVEENPIISTPLAATKVEKHTIKRKLYKPKHKPKQNNKIADNYEEHLFLLTKKCKENKEKREDELHKKRMAILDLEQKYWEKKLKNV